The stretch of DNA CACCAGGGAGGCGGTGCCGCCCTTGGAGGCGCCGACCAGGGCCACCGTGGTGACGCCCTTGCCCTTGAGGTACTCCTCGGCGGAGTGGATGTCCTCCGGCACCTCCCCCTGCGAGGTGAACGGCAGCACCGCGTACCCGGCCTTGGTGAAGGCCGCCAGGTACGGGTACCAGTCGCAGAGCGAGCCGCCGTTCTGGTGCGAGAACACCACTGCCGTGGTGGCGTGGCCCGCGTCCGAGTCCCGAAAGTACGCGTCCCTTTCCACGCCGCTGCTCGGCAGCCCGAAGGACCCCTTGTCCGCCTCGGTCTGCGACAGGCAGCCGTAGGTGGCCGCCGTCCGGCTCGGGCTCGGCGCCGCCTTGGCGGCCCCGCCGCTGCCGCACCCCGCCAGCAGGCCGACTGCCAGCGCCGCACCCAGTACCGGTCTGATCGTTCTCCGCATGTGGATCACTCCCCCGTCGTCATGAGTGGTCCATACCACCATGATCAGAGGCGCCGGGAACAGGGTGTCGCTGTGGATCCGGACAGATCCACGACCGGACATCTGTTGCCCGAAGCCACCTCTGGCACCGGTGTGCACCGATAGGCTGGCGCCCGCTGCCTGGGACCGAGGAGGAGCGGGGATGGCCGACGACTGTGGCGCAGGCCACGGCCCTCGACGAGGCGCGCAAGCCCGCCTTCGGCCGCCGTCTGCCGCCGCGCGTAGCGTTGCCACCAGGGAAGCGTCTCGCTCCGTGCCCAGGCGATCACGTATTCGTGTCACGCTCCGTGTGGGCAAGCTCACCACCTGGGGCTACTCGCCGGTAAGACCCCGTAATCCCTAGACTTCACGAGGTTCAAGAAGGGAGCCACAGTGCGCAAGGTGCTCATCGCCAACCGCGGAGAAATCGCCGTCCGCGTCGCCCGGGCCTGCTCGGATGCCGGTATCGCCAGCGTCGCCGTCTACGCCGAGCCGGACCGGGATGCGCTGCACGTCCGCGCGGCCGACGAGGCGTACGCGCTCGGCGGCGACACCCCCGGCACCAGCTACCTGGACATCGCCAAGGTGCTCAAGGCAGCCGCCGACTCGGGTGCGGACGCCGTCCACCCCGGCTACGGCTTCCTCTCCGAGAACGCCGACTTCGCCCAGGCCGTGCTCGACGCCGGTCTGACCTGGATCGGCCCGCCGCCGCAGGCCATCCGCGACCTCGGTGACAAGGTCACCGCCCGGCACGTCGCCCAGCGCGCCGGCGCCCCGCTGGTCGCCGGCACCGCCGAGCCGGTCCAGGGCTCGGACGAGGTCGTCGCCTTCGCCCAGGAGCACGGCCTGCCGGTCGCCATCAAGGCGGCCTTCGGCGGTGGCGGTCGCGGCCTGAAGGTCGCCCGCACCCTTGAGGAGATCCCCGAGCTGTACGAGTCGGCGGTCCGCGAGGCCGTCGCCGCCTTCGGCCGGGGCGAGTGCTTCGTCGAGCAGTACCTGGACAACCCGCGCCACGTCGAGACCCAGTGCCTGGCCGACCAGCACGGCAACGTCGTGATCGTCTCCACCCGTGACTGCTCGCTGCAGCGCCGCCACCAGAAGCTGGTCGAGGAGGCGCCCGCGCCGTTCCTCACCGACGAGCAGAACGCGGAGCTGTACCGCGCCTCCAAGGCGATCCTGCGCGAGGCGGGCTACGTCGGCGCCGGCACCTGCGAGTTCCTGGTCTCCCAGGACGGGCTGATCTCCTTCCTGGAGGTCAACACCCGCCTGCAGGTCGAGCACCCGGTCTCCGAGGAGGTCACCGGGATCGACCTGGTCCGCGAGATGTTCCGGATCGCCGACGGCGAGGAGCTCGGCTACGACGACCCGGAGGTGCGGGGTCACTCGATCGAGTTCCGCATCAACGGCGAGGACCCGGGCCGCAACTTCCTGCCCGCCCCCGGCACCGTCACCCTCTTCAGCCCGCCCTCGGGCCCCGGGGTGCGCCTGGACGCGGGCGTCGAGTCCGGCTCGGTCATCGGCCCGGCCTGGGACTCGCTGCTGGCCAAGCTGATCGTCACCGGCTCCTCGCGCAAGCAGGCGCTGCAGCGCGCGGCCCGTGCGCTCTCGGAGTTCAAGGTGGAGGGCATGGCCACCGCCATCCCGTTCCACCAGGCGGTCGTCACCGACCCGGCGTTCGCGCCCGAGGTGCACGGCGGCGAGGGCCCGTTCACGGTCTACACCCGCTGGATCGAGACCGACTTCGACAACACCATCCCCGCCTTCACCGGCGCGGGTGGCGACGCGGACGAGGCCGACCAGCGCGAGACCGTGGTGGTCGAGGTCGGCGGCAAGCGGATCGAGGTCTCGCTGCCCTCCTCGCTCGGCGTCGGTTCGGCCGCGCCGGCCGCCGCGGGCGCCGGGGCCAAGGCCAAGCGCCGGGTGGGCGCCAAGAAGGCCGGTTCGGCCGTCTCCGGTGACACCCTCGCCTCGCCGATGCAGGGCACCATCGTCAAGGTCGCGGTCGAGGAGGGCCAGGTCGTCGCCGAGGGCGACCTGATCGTCGTCCTGGAGGCCATGAAGATGGAGCAGCCCCTCAACGCCCACAAGGCCGGCACCATCGTCGGCCTCAAGGCCGAGGTCGGCGGCAGCGTGAGCAGCGGCGCCGCCCTCTGCGAGATCAAGGACTGACGTCCCCTTAGTTGCACTACCAGGGGCGCGGGGAACTGCGCGGGCCCGGAAGCCGACGACCCGTCACCTTCCGCCTCGCGCAGTTCCTCGCGCCCCTTGGTGTTGCAACTGGATCAGAGCAGGACGAATTCGGACGGCTTCTTCCGAAGTCGCGCGCGCAGTTAGTTCAATGGGCCCCGCGCCCCTGGATAGTGCAACTGACCCGCGCCGGAAAGAACTACCGGACTCGTTCGGGGACGATCCCCGGGCGGCGCTGGCCGGGCAAGGGGGGGCCGGGACGGCGCGCCGCGGTCGGGGGCTGGGGGTGGTGGACCGGGGGTTCGGCGGCGAGGCCGAGGGGGGCGACGGCGATCTGGACGCCGCAGTCGGCGAGGAGGTCGAGCTCGCGGGCGGTCGGGTCCTCCCCGGCCGCGTGCTCGTCGGTCACCAACCGGGTGATGCCCTCCGTCGGGACGGTCGGGAACATGGAGTCCGCGCCGAGCTTGGTGTGGTCGGCGAGGACGATGACCTCGGCGGCCGACTGCACCAGTGCCCGGTCCACGCTCGCGGAGAGCATGTTGGCGGTGGAGAGGCCGCGCTCGGCGGTCAGCCCGCTGCCGGAGATGAACGCCTTGGTGACCCGCAGCCCGTGCAGCGACTGCTCGGCCCCGCTGCCCACCAGGGCGTAGTTGGAGCCGCGCAGGGTGCCCCCGGTCATCACCACCTCGACCCGGTTCGCGTGGGCCAGCGCCTGCGCGACCAGCAGCGAGTTGGTGACCACCGTCAGCCCGGGGATCCGGGCCAGCCGGCGGGCCAGCTCCTGGGTGGTGGTGCCGGCGCCGACCACGACGGCGTCGCCCTCCTCGACCAGACCGGCGGCGAGATCGGCGATCGCGCTCTTCTCGGCGGCGGCGAGGTGGGTCTTCTGCGGGTACCCGGGCTCCCGGCTGAAGCCGCCGGGCAGCACCGCACCGCCGTGACGGCGGTCGAGCAGCCCTTCGGCCTCCAGCGCCCGGACGTCTCGGCGTACGGTGACTTCGGAGGTCTGGACGACGCGGGCCAGCTCTCGGAGCGACACGGCTCCGTTGGCACGCACCATCTCGAGGATCAACTGGCGACGTTCTGCTGCAAACACAGAACCGACGGTAACTGAATGACCGTCTGCTTTCAGGCGTTTGCAGCTGGTAACGGGAAATGCTCACCTCGGACCAGCGTGCGACCGTACAATACGCGCCGTCAGCAAGCCGGGGAGCGCTGCGCCGCCCGGGTGATCACCCCGGAAAGGCGGAGGGGCGGCCACCGGAGGTGGCCGCCCCAACTCGCTTCCGCAGCTCAGGAATCCGCGTCCTCGCGCTTGCGGATGTGCAGCTGCCGGGCCGCCTCCGCGGTGGAGCCGGAGACGGACGGGTAGACGGTGAAAGCGCTGGCCACCTGTTCGACCGTCAAGTTGTTGTCCACCGCGAGCGAGATCGAATGGATGAGTTCGCTCGCGCGGGGGGCGACCACCACGCCGCCGACCACGATGCCGGTGCCGGGGCGGCAGAACAGCTTCACGAAGCCGTCGCGGATGCCCTGCATCTTGGCCCGCGGGTTGCCGCGCAGCGGGAGCTTGACCTCGACGGCGTCCATCTTGCCGCAGGAGATGTCGGCCGCGGTGTACCCGACGGTGGCGATCTCCGGGTCGGTGAAGACGTTGGAGGAGACAGTCTTGAGGTTGAGCGGCTGCACCGCGTCGCCGAGCGCGTGGTACATCGCGATCCGGCCCTGCATGGCGGCCACCGAGGCGAGCATGAAGACGCCGGTGCAGTCGCCCGCGGCGTAGACGCCGGGGGCGGAGGTGCGGGAGACCCGGTCGACCTGGATCTGGCCCCAGTCGTTGAGCTTGATCCCGGCCTCCTCCAGGCCCATCTCGGCGGTGTTCGGGATCGAGCCGACGGCCATCAGGCAGTGCGTGCCGGTGATCACCTGGCCGTCGCCCAGGGTGACCTCGACCCGGTCGCCGACCCGCTTGGCGCCCTCGGCCCGGGTGCGGCTCATGACGTTCATGCCGCGGCGGCGGAAGACCTCTTCGAGCACCTCGGCGGCGTCCGGGTCCTCGCCGGGGAGCACCCGGTCGCGGGAGGAGACCAGGGTGACCTTCGAGCCGAGCGCCTGGTAGGCGCCGGCGAACTCGGCGCCGGTGACACCGGAGCCGACCACGATCAGCTCGGCGGGCAGCTCGTCCAGGTCGTAGACCTGGGTCCAGGTGAGGATCCGCTCGCCGTCCGGCTGGGCGTCGGGCAGCTCGCGCGGGTGGGCGCCGGTGGCGATCAGCACGGCGTCGGCGCGCAGCGACTCGGTGCTGCCGTCGGCGGCCTCGACGAGCACCTCGCGGGAGCCGTCCACCGCCTGGCCGCCGGTGCCGAGCCGGCCCTTGCCGCGCAGGATGGTGATCCCGGCCCGGGTGACGGCCTGGGTGATGTCGTGGGACTGCGCGATCGCCAGGCGCTTGACGCGTCGGTTGACCTTGCCCAGGTCGACGCCTATCACCTTGGTGTCGCGCTCGCCCGAGCCGACGATGATGCCGAGCTCGTCGTAGGAGCTGTCGAAGGTGGTCATCACCTCCGCGGTCGCGATCAGCGTCTTGGACGGCACGCAGTCCGTCAGCACCGCCGATCCGCCCAGACCGTCGCGGTCGACAACGGTCACCTCCGCCCCGAGCTGGGCGGCGACCAGCGCCGCCTCGTATCCGCCGGGGCCGCCACCGATGATCACGATCCGAGTCACGTGCACCATTGTCCCGTACGCCGGGAGCGCCGCCACGCCGGGGGCGGGGGTCGGCGCGCGCGACCTGACTCAACATGACGGTGAACATGCCGAATCGCCCCGAATGTGACGCTGGACACTTCCGGCGGCCACCGGCGCCCGACTCTCCCGTAGGCTGACGCCCATGCCCCTCTACGCCGCGTACGCCACGAATCTCGACGCCCGGCAGATGAGCCGACGCGCCCCCCACTCGCCCCTGCGCGGGACGGGCTGGCTGGACGGCTGGCGGCTCACCTTCGGGGGTGAGCACCTCGGCTGGGAGGGTTCGCTCGCTACCGTGGTCGAGGACGAGAAGGACCAGGTCTTCGTCTCGCTCTACGACGTGGCGCCGATGGACGAGGACGGCCTCGACCGTTGGGAGGGCGTGCAGCTCGGCATCTACCGCAAGATCAAGCTGCGTGCGCACACCCTGGACGGGGACATCCCGGTCTGGACCTATGTGCTCAACGACTACGAGGGCGGCCTGCCCGCCGCGCGCTACCTCGGGCTGATCGCGGACGCGGCGGAGAGCGCGGGCGCCCCGCACGACTACGTGCTGGACCTGCGCCGCCGGCCCTGCTGATCGCGGCTCGCGCCAGGTGGAGACCTACGAAATCAGGGGCTCAGAACCGGCCCGACCCTGTGGTTTTGGGTCATCCGGGTAACGATCTCGCGTAGTTCGGGCGGTTTGTTCTACGCGCGTAGGCGATTGCCGTCTATCCTCGGATTCGTGAACGCAACTCCTCAGTCGGTCGTCTCCACCGACCCCTACGCCGCCGCCCAGGCCGCCGCCGCCCGCCTGCGCGAGCTGACCGGCGCCGAGCGCCACGACGTCGCCCTGGTGATGGGCTCCGGCTGGGTGCCGGCCGCCGACGCGCTCGGTGAGACCATCGCCGAGTTCCCCGTGACCGAGCTGCCCGGCTTCCCGGCCCCGGCCGTCGCGGGCCACTCGGGCAAGATCCGGTCCGTCCGGATCGGCGACAAGCGCGCGCTGATCTTCCTCGGCCGCAACCACTACTACGAGGGCCACGGCGTCGCGACCGTGGTCCACGGGGTCCGCACCGCCGCCGCCTCGGGCTGCGAGACCATCGTGCTGACCAACGGCTGCGGCGGTCTGCGCCAGGGCTGGAAGCCCGGCCAGCCGGTGCTGATCAGCGACCACATCAACCTGACGGCGGACTCCCCGATCGTCGGCGCGAACTTCGTGGACCTCACCGATCTGTACTCGCCGCGGCTGCGGCAGCTCTGCCGCGAGGTGGACCCGACGCTGGACGAGGCCGTCTACGTGCAGTTCCGCGGCCCGCACTACGAGACCCCGGCCGAGGTCAACATGGCCCGGGTGATCGGCGGCGAGCTGGTCGGCATGTCGACCACGCTGGAGGCCATCGCGGCGCGCGAGGCCGGGGCCGAGGTGCTCGGGATCTCGCTGGTCACCAACCTGGCCGCCGGCATGACCGGGGAGCCGCTCAACCACGCCGAGGTGCTGGAGGCCGGCAAGGCCAGCGCCGAGCGGATGGGCGCGTTGCTCGCCAAGGTGCTCGAGCGGATTTGACGTACGCAGCCGGCCAGCCCCCAGGGGCGCGGGACCCTGCTTGACCAACGGCGCGCGCGACCAGGCCTCTACGGAGGTGCACGGTTGCGCGCGCCGTTCCCCGTGCCCCTGTTGTGGTTGCTGTGAGCTGTTCGTAGCCCCGGGCGTCCCCGCCCCACGTTCTCTAGATGCTGGAGTGACCATGGCTTCCACCACTGACCTTCTCGCGCGGGCGCGGGCCTGGCTGGCCGAGGACCCGGACCCGCAGACGCGGGCGGAGCTGACCGATCTGCTGGCCGCCGCCGAGGGGCCGGAGGCGGATGCGGAGGACCGGATCGCCTGGTCGCGCCTGGCGGAGCGGTTCGCCGGGCGGCTGCAGTTCGGGACGGCTGGGCTGCGGGGTGAGCTGGGGGCCGGGCCGATGCGGATGAACCGGGCCGTGGTGATCCGGGCCGCGGCCGGGCTGGCGGCGTACCTGAAGCGGGAACAGCTGGGCGACCTGGTGGTGGTCGGGTACGACGCCCGGCACAAGTCGTACGACTTCGCCCGGGACACCGCCGCCGTGATGGTGGGGGCCGGGCTGCGGGCGGTGCTGCTGCCGCGTCCGCTGCCGACGCCGGTGCTGGCCTTCGCGATCCGGCACCTGGGCGCGGCGGCCGGGGTGACGGTGACGGCCAGTCACAACCCGCCGCAGGACAACGGGTACAAGGTCTACCTGGGCGACGGCTCGCAGATCGTGCCGCCGGCGGACGCCGGGATCGCCGCCGAGATCGACGCGATCGGCTCGCTGGCCGAGGTGCCGCTGGCCGCAGAAGGCTGGGAGGTGCTGGGCGAGGAGGTGGTCCACGCGTACCTGGACCGGGCCGTGACCGTGGTCGACCCGGCCGGGGCGCGCGAGCTGGACGTGGTCTACACGCCGATGCACGGCGTGGGCCGGGACGTGCTGGTCGCGGCCTTCAAGCAGGCCGGCTTCCCGGCGCCGACCGTGGTGGCCGAGCAGGCCGAGCCGGACCCGGACTTCCCGACCGTGGCCTTCCCGAACCCGGAGGAGCCGGGCGCGATGGACCTCGCGTTCGCCACCGCCGCCTCGGTGGGCCCGGACATCGTGATCGCCAACGACCCGGACGCCGACCGCTGCGCGGTGGCCGTGCCGGACGCCGCCGTGGCCGGCGGCTGGCGGATGCTGCGCGGGGACGACGTGGGCGCGCTGCTCGGCTCGGCGCTGGTCGCCAAGCGGGCCGGCGGCACCTTCGCCACCACGATCGTCTCCTCCACCCTGCTGGGGCGGATCGCGGCGGCGGCGGGGCTCGGCTACGCCGAGACGCTGACCGGGTTCAAGTGGATCGCCCGCGCGGAGGGGCTGCGCTACGGGTACGAGGAGGCGCTGGGCTACTGCGTCGACCCCGAGGGCGTGCAGGACAAGGACGGCATCACCGCCGCCCTGCTGGTGGCCGAGCTCGCGGCCACCCTCAAGCGCACCGGCCGCACCCTGACCGACCTGCTGGACGACCTCGCGCTGGAGCACGGCCTGCACGCGACCGACCAGCTCTCGGTGCGGGTCGAGGACCTGACGGTCATCTCCGACGCGATGCAGCGCCTGCGCGAGCAGCCGCCGACCGCGCTGGCCGGCCTGCGGGTCACCCGGGCCGACGACCTGACGGCCGGCACGCCCGAGCTGCCGCCCACCGACGGCCTGCGGTACTACCTGGACGGGGAGGCCGTCCGCTCGGCCCGGATCGTGGTCCGCCCCTCCGGCACCGAGCCCAAGCTCAAGTGCTACCTGGAGGTCGTGCTGCCGGTGCCCACCGCCGCCGACCTGGCCGGCGCCCGGGAGGCCGCCGCCGCCCTGCTGGCCCGGATCAAGACCGACCTCGCGGCGGCGGCCGGGATCTGATCCCCGCTCACCGCTTCGACCGAGCCCCGGGCCTGACGGCCCGGGGCTCGTCCGTTGTCAGGGGCCACTCACGTCTTGACGGGAAATCATGACGAGTTCCGGCGCGTAGGGAAGGATCAGGCCTTGCTTCGCACCTGCCCCCGAAACGCACCGCAGACCCGAGGAGACCCCCGTGGCCGTCGCGCCCCTCACCGAGATCGACCTGTTCGCAGGCTCCGACCAGCCCACCCGGCACGAGCAGTACCGGGCCCTGCGCGATCTGGGCCCCGTCGTCCGGCTGAGCGAACCGGACGTCTACGCGGTCACCCGCTACGAGGAGGTGAAGGCCGCGCTCGCCGACCACGACACCTTCCGCTCGGGCGAGGGCGTGGGCTTCAACCCCCAGTTGAACCAGATGATGCAGGGCATAGCCCTGGTCAGCGACGGGGCCGAGCACGAGCAGATGCGCTCGATCGTCGGCGCCCCGCTCCAGCCCGGCCCGCTGCGCGCCCGCAGCGAGGAGATCGCCGAGCAGGCCCGGGGCCTGGTCGCCGCGCTCGTCGCCAAGGGGGAGATCGACGGCGTCACGGAGATGGCGCAGGCGATGCCGATGCTGGTCATGCCCGACCTCCTGGGCCTGCCCGAGCGCAACCGCGAGAACCTGTACGACTGGGCCAAGGGCGGCACCGACCTGATGGGCCCGGTCACCGAGCGCTCGGAGCAGGGCGCCCGGATGATCGGCAACATGGTGCAGTTCACCCACGAGCTCGCGGCGAACCGCGAGTTCGAGCCCGGCACCCCCGGCGCGGCCGTGCTGGCGGCCGCCGACGACGGCCTCCTGCCCAAGGAGAAGTGCCCGCTGGTCTTCTTCGAGTTCCTGGGCTCCTCGCTGGAGACCACCGCGACCCTGATCGGCCACCTCCTCGTCACCTTCGCCCAGCACCCCGACCAGTGGGCCGCGCTGCGTGCCGAGCCGGGCCTGGTCGCGTCCGCGGTCAACGAGCTGCTCCGGTACCAGAGCCCGCTCCGGGGCATGACCCGGGTCGCGGCGCGCGACACCGAGCTGGGCGGCGTGACGATCCCTCAGGGGGCCCGGGTCTGGCTCCTGTTCGCCTCGGCCAACCGCGACGAGCGCAAGTGGGAGCGCCCGGAGGAGTTCGACTTCCGCCGCAACCCGCTGGACCACCTCTCCTTCGGCCACGGCACGCACAGCTGCGCCGGCCAGGGCGTCGCCCGGCTGGAGCTGCACGCCCTGGTCCACGCGCTGCTGGACGCCGTCGAGCGGATCGAGTTCACCGGTGATCCGGTGATCGCGGAGAACACCATGATGAACACCTACGACGAGATCCCCGTCCGGCTGGTGGCCCGGTAGCCGACCGCCAGCCCCCGGCGGCAGTTGAGCGGCCGTCAGCCCTCGTCAACGCCGATCCGACCTGCCTATGCTGGGCCGTCAAGATCCTGGGGCGCCTGGTGGAGGAGAGTCGTGAGCACATGCGTGATAGGCGCCGGCCTGTCGGGGTTGGCGGCCGCACACGCCCTCCGCCGGCGCGGGGTCGACTTCGTCTGCCTGGAGCAGGCCCCGGACGTGGGCGGGATCTGGCGGCTGCCGGGCGCCGGTGAGCGCGGCCCCGCCTACCGGTCGCTGCACCTGAACAGCGCCAAGCAGCTGACCGGGTTCGCGGACCATCCGATGGCCGAGGACCTGCCGCTCTACCCCCGGCACGGCGATGTCGCCGCCTACCTGCGCTCCTTCGCCGAGTGGGCCGGGCTGCTGCCCCACCTCGAACTGCGCACCGGCGTGCTCGCCGTCCGGCCGGAGCCGGACGGCGGGTGGCTGGTGACCAGCCGCACGGACTCGGGGGCGGAGCGGGTGCGCCGCTTCGACCAGGTGATCGTCGCCTCCGGACACCACTCCGAGCCCGCCCTGCCCGGCCCGCTGCCGGGGGCGGCGGGCTTCACCGGGCGGATCCTGCACTCGATGGACTTCCTGGAGGGCAGGGAGTTCGCCGGGCAGCGCGTGGTGGTGGTCGGCCTCGGGGCCTCGGCGGTGGACATCGCCGCCGACCTCTCCCGGCACGCCGCCCGCACCCTGCTCTCCGTCCGCCGGGGGCTGCACATCGTGCCCAAGCAGCTCCACGGCATCTCGGTGGACCTCATCGCCGAGGCGCCCTGGTTCACCGCCAAGCCGCTGGAGGAGCAGCGCCGCTGGGTGGAGGAGGCCCTGCTGGTCGCGCGCGGACGGATGTCGGACTACGGCCTGCCCGAGCCGGACCACGCGATCTTCTCCTCGGCCGTGACCATCTCGGACGAGATCCTCAGCCTGATCCGCCACGGCGCCGTGCTCCCCCGGCCCGCGATCACCGGCCTGGAGGGCGACCGGGTGCGGTTCGCGGACGGCTCCGCCGCCGAGGCGGACGCGATCGTCTACTGCACCGGCTTCCGGATGGCCTTCCCCTTCCTGCCCGCCGGGCTCCCGGCCGAGCCGGAGCGGCCGGTGGAGCTGTACCGGCGGATCGTCGCGCCCGACCGGCCCGGGCTCTACTTCCTCGGCCTGATCCGCCCGGTCGGCTCGATCACCCGCCTGGTGGAGGCACAGGCCGACTGGGTGGCCCGGCTGCTGACCGGCGAGGCCGGGCTGCCCGCCCCGGACGTCATGCGCAAGGAGATCGACGAGCACCTCGGCGGCATCACCCGGCGCTACGGGCTGAGCACCGGCACCTCGGTGCAGGTCGACGTCGGTTCGTACCTGCGCGAGCTGCAGGAGGCGTGACCGCCGGGCGGCGTGACCGTCCCCCGGCGGTCACGCCCCCTGCCCTCCCGGCCTGCCTCAGCGGCCGGCGGCGCCGACCGGCAGGGCCGGCGGCCGCACCCGGTACGCCTCCGAGGAGAGGTACGCCATCAGCCGGGGCGGGCGGCCCTGCTGGCGGGCCAGCGCCAGGTAGGCGATCAGGCCCAGGCCGTCGTCCAGGCGCCGGGAGGTGACGGCGGCCAGCGCATCGGACAGCGCGGCCCGGTCGATGCCGTACCGGTGCAGCAGGGCCTCCGCCCGCTCCAGCGCCTCGCCGTCGTGCCGCGCGTGGTCGCGCACCGGCACGTAGAGGGTGAAGCCGCTGGGCCCGCCGCCAGCCGGGCCGGTGAAGGCGTGGCAGGCCTGGACGGGACGGCGGTCGGGCAGCCCGTACCCGCCCTCCTCGGCTCCGGTGGCCGTCCGGAAGAAGGCCTCCACCTCCGCGGCGCCGGGCCCGCCCGGCATCCGGCTCAGGCCCGCCGTCCCGGCTGCCGTCAGGTCGCGGTGAGCGGTGTACACCTTCACCCGGGGCTCGTCCCAGTCTCCGAGGTCCAGGGCGAAGTAGAGCAGCCCGTCCGCCGTCGGCAGCGCGTCGAACGCCCGCTGGTGGCCGAGCCGCCGCATCGCCTCGCGGACCGTGGCCCGGGCCCGCTCGGGCCCGGAGGCGGCCGGGTTCAGGTACACCTTGACCTTGGGGATGCCGCCGGGGCGCAGCTCCAGCGCACACCACAGCGCCAGCGGGCCCTGGGGGGAGGCCGGGAAGAAGAGGTCTTCCAGCAGGTCGAGCCGCTCGGTGCCGAAGCCCCAGCGGCGCGCCAGCTCGCGGACGGTGCGCAGGCCCTCGCGCCCGCTGCGCGCCAGGTCGCCGGCCCCGCAGCCGGGTTCGACGAGCACCCGCAGGGTCGGCTGGGCGCCCGGTTCGAAGGAGAGGGAGTACTCCACCGGGGTGTGGTCGTCGGAGAGGGCGGAGCCGTCGGGGGAGGGCAGGTGCAGCGGTCGCTCCGCGACGGGGCCGAGCGCCTGGGAGACCACCCGCACGTAGCCGATGGCGTCGGCCGGGCCCAGGCCCACGACCTCGCACAGGCGCAGCAGTTGACGGGCCGTGTGGTCGCCGAGGGTCTCGGCGGGGGCTGCGGGGATCCGATGGGCTTCGGGGATCCGGGGGGCTTCGGGCACTCTGCGCCCGAGCGCGATCACCGGACCACCCGCCCGGCGCCGGGGGCAAAATGAAGATACCCGCCCGAAGGGGCGGGTATCGGGGGGTGGCAGCCGGTCGGGCGTTGGGAGTGAACGGCGTCCATGGACGGGGGAACCATGACACCCTCCTGTTCTGGATCAACGACGGGGGACGTTTCGGGCACCTGAATACCCAGCCGTTGAACCGTCATGCCACAACCGGAATACCTAAGTTGTTGTGTACATCACTTCGTGAGCCAGTTGAGGAACTGGCTCCACCGCCCCGGCTTACGACTCGCCTGACCAGCGGCCTGGTCGGCGGCCGAGACCTGCGGCTCCGGGGCCTGCTGCGGAGCGGCCCCGACCGGCGTGAAGCGGGAGGGCAGCGCGACCAGACCGCGGTTGAACGGCCCCGGACGCCAAGTCAGGCTCTCCTGCGGCACCGCGAGTTGGATGTCCGGCAGCTCGTTGAGCAGGTTCTCGATCGCCGTCACCGTGATCTGCCGGGCCGGGTCCTTGGACGGGCAGGCGTGCGGGCCCGCGCTCCAGGCCAGGTGGGCCCGGCTGCCGGCCTGGTGCTCCCCGGCGAGCGCCGGGCTGCCGTTGGCGGCGGCGAAGCTGACCAGCACCAGGTCGCCCGCCCGCAGCTGCTGCCCGGCGAACTCCAGGTCGGTGGCCGGGTAGTGCGGCGCCAGGTTTGACAGCGGCGGGTTCTCCCACAGCGTGTCGTTGACGGCCTCGTCGATCAGCCCGCCGGTGTGGGCGTAGGCGTCGTCGGTGAACAGCCGGTGCAGGGTGTTGCCGATCAGGTTGCCCAGCGGCTCCGCGCCCGCGGCCAGCAGGAGGGCGATCTGGTGGACCATCTCCTCGTCGGTCAGCCGGGCGTGATGCTGCATCAGCCAGGAGGTGACGTCGTCCCCCGGCCGGCTGCGCTTGAGCGCGACCAGCTCGCCCACCGCGCCGAAGAACACCCCGGCCGCCATCTCGGCGTTGACCCCGTCGAACATCCCGGAGATGCCGAACAGCACCCGGTCGCCGATGTCGGCGGGGCAGCCGAAGAGCTCGTTGAAGACGAACAGCGGCAGCTGCCTGGCGTAGTTGCCGAGCAGATCGGCCGAGCCGCGGTAGCCGAACTGGGAGATCAGGTAGCTGGAGATCTGCTCGGTCGTGCGGGTGAGGCGCCGCGAGTCGACCCGG from Kitasatospora sp. MMS16-BH015 encodes:
- a CDS encoding cytochrome P450, which codes for MNARPTVPVPPPGCPAHDSGARVPLYGPEFAADPQTYYAYLRGFGPTAPVELAPGVEATLVTDYAAALQLLQDSASFRKDSRRWRAFNEGHVAPDSPVVPLLAYRSNCMFSDGAEHLRLRQAVTDSMARVDSRRLTRTTEQISSYLISQFGYRGSADLLGNYARQLPLFVFNELFGCPADIGDRVLFGISGMFDGVNAEMAAGVFFGAVGELVALKRSRPGDDVTSWLMQHHARLTDEEMVHQIALLLAAGAEPLGNLIGNTLHRLFTDDAYAHTGGLIDEAVNDTLWENPPLSNLAPHYPATDLEFAGQQLRAGDLVLVSFAAANGSPALAGEHQAGSRAHLAWSAGPHACPSKDPARQITVTAIENLLNELPDIQLAVPQESLTWRPGPFNRGLVALPSRFTPVGAAPQQAPEPQVSAADQAAGQASRKPGRWSQFLNWLTK